One Haloplanus sp. HW8-1 DNA window includes the following coding sequences:
- a CDS encoding PAS domain-containing protein: MVEQNRQRGGEEGKKSNQAESVETGSVSWRDTFVSEEATQERAGTADASHGLGESKTTRELRARTKALEALTRASDLFVGLSAPVDESVRTLVTELPQWFQHPETIEVRMRVGNDLFETDGFQRTGDPQTAEARTRTGTAVSMTVVCADQRPDTGEREWLPTERELVETLVSLVKEGIDRWEIDSLKRVSDGIAVLDSNLNYVYVNQQAARLLGQDSEELRGEYVWDIFPEAADTIAEEKIQTTLDTQSPTSFERYNADKEQWIEATVYPSDDGVIIVFSEITNKKVAERELEHVLETTPVGIVLLNADRNITRANSRAEELLGLSRRKIGETAYDHPDWDIWDEVGNPIPREDHPITRVFETGETITGFTHGITLPDGSERWLSSNVAPIKTEDGSIEQIIVALEDITVTKRLEQLVETFQPVNEILNSATADEETKQAICELLTDTREYQYARVSEHTPGTAPTESDLLEGRGAVAANESVPLPIQSQTEVAPAEVAVETGDIQVVTRNRTDSRFDRWRADTLDQGFQGGAIVPLQHRGRVYDLLVLYTDRGEAFGSREQTLLTTLGERIGQVLHSLRTERILHADTMATLTFESTDSASFFISASEQLDCTIEIRDTIPASDGMLVHYASVQDASLDALGDIAENGDWAAQVRQIRHTEDPPGGEVEIRLHRQSLAQTLVTEGAVVTTDTVTDGRAEVVCEVPLGTDICSLVTRVQESFPETTLVSKREYTPAAKSDAHAVGRVLGDIFETELTDRQQQVLRAAMYGGYFQSPRRSTATEIADALSLTQSTFSYHLRNAQQTLFERLFDRLQ, encoded by the coding sequence ATGGTAGAACAGAACCGACAAAGAGGAGGTGAGGAAGGGAAGAAGTCGAACCAGGCCGAATCCGTCGAGACTGGTTCTGTTTCGTGGCGCGATACCTTCGTATCCGAAGAGGCCACACAGGAGAGAGCCGGCACAGCAGACGCTTCCCACGGGCTCGGAGAGTCAAAAACCACGCGAGAACTGCGAGCGCGGACGAAAGCACTGGAAGCACTCACACGGGCGAGTGACCTCTTCGTCGGTCTGTCCGCCCCTGTTGACGAGAGTGTCCGCACGCTCGTCACCGAACTTCCACAGTGGTTCCAGCATCCTGAAACGATTGAGGTCAGAATGCGAGTCGGCAATGACCTGTTCGAAACCGACGGCTTCCAGCGGACTGGTGATCCTCAGACGGCGGAGGCCCGAACACGCACTGGCACGGCTGTCTCGATGACGGTCGTGTGCGCGGATCAGCGACCCGACACCGGAGAGCGGGAATGGCTCCCAACAGAACGAGAACTCGTTGAGACGCTCGTTTCACTCGTTAAAGAAGGAATCGATCGATGGGAAATAGACAGTCTGAAGCGCGTGTCCGATGGTATTGCTGTACTCGACAGCAACCTCAACTACGTATACGTGAACCAGCAGGCTGCACGGCTTCTCGGTCAAGACAGCGAGGAACTGCGTGGCGAATACGTCTGGGACATTTTTCCTGAAGCGGCAGACACCATCGCCGAAGAGAAAATCCAGACGACTCTCGACACGCAGTCGCCGACGTCCTTCGAGCGATATAACGCCGACAAAGAGCAGTGGATTGAAGCCACAGTCTACCCGAGCGACGACGGCGTCATTATCGTCTTCTCAGAGATCACCAACAAGAAGGTAGCCGAACGAGAACTGGAACACGTTCTGGAAACGACTCCCGTTGGAATCGTCCTCCTGAACGCCGATAGAAATATTACCCGCGCAAACTCCCGTGCCGAGGAGTTACTCGGCTTATCCAGACGCAAGATAGGTGAAACGGCGTACGACCACCCCGACTGGGATATCTGGGACGAGGTGGGCAATCCGATCCCACGCGAGGACCATCCGATCACGCGTGTCTTCGAAACCGGCGAGACTATTACGGGGTTCACCCACGGAATCACGCTCCCGGACGGCTCCGAACGGTGGCTGTCAAGCAACGTCGCCCCGATCAAAACTGAAGACGGATCCATTGAACAGATCATCGTTGCGCTGGAAGACATCACCGTTACCAAACGCCTCGAACAGCTCGTCGAGACTTTCCAGCCAGTCAACGAGATTCTCAACAGTGCAACCGCAGACGAGGAGACCAAACAGGCCATTTGTGAGTTGCTGACGGACACGCGGGAATACCAGTACGCACGGGTCAGTGAACACACCCCAGGCACAGCACCAACCGAGTCGGATCTCTTGGAGGGGAGGGGGGCTGTCGCTGCCAACGAGTCTGTTCCCCTCCCGATACAATCGCAAACAGAGGTCGCTCCGGCAGAGGTCGCTGTTGAAACAGGCGATATACAGGTCGTTACGAGGAACCGAACCGACTCACGGTTTGACCGGTGGCGAGCAGACACACTCGACCAGGGGTTCCAGGGCGGAGCTATCGTTCCCCTTCAGCATAGGGGACGCGTCTACGATCTACTCGTCCTGTATACAGACCGTGGAGAGGCGTTCGGGAGCCGCGAGCAGACACTCCTGACGACGCTCGGTGAGCGGATTGGGCAAGTTCTTCACTCACTTAGGACAGAGCGCATTCTCCACGCCGACACAATGGCTACACTCACGTTCGAGAGCACTGACTCGGCGTCGTTTTTCATCTCCGCTTCCGAACAGCTGGATTGTACGATCGAGATTAGGGACACGATTCCGGCTTCGGATGGCATGCTCGTCCACTATGCGTCCGTTCAGGACGCTTCGTTGGATGCTCTGGGTGATATCGCGGAGAACGGAGATTGGGCCGCCCAGGTGCGACAGATCCGTCACACTGAGGACCCGCCAGGTGGAGAGGTCGAAATCAGACTGCACCGACAATCCCTGGCACAGACTCTCGTCACAGAGGGTGCAGTCGTCACGACGGATACGGTAACTGACGGCCGGGCCGAGGTCGTCTGCGAAGTGCCACTCGGTACCGATATTTGTTCGCTCGTGACACGTGTTCAGGAGTCGTTCCCGGAAACGACGTTGGTCTCAAAACGTGAATACACTCCCGCTGCGAAGTCGGATGCACACGCAGTCGGTCGGGTCCTGGGAGACATCTTCGAAACCGAACTCACAGACCGGCAACAACAGGTCCTGCGAGCTGCGATGTACGGTGGGTACTTCCAATCACCGCGACGAAGTACGGCAACCGAGATCGCCGACGCGCTCTCACTGACCCAATCGACCTTCTCCTATCATTTACGAAACGCGCAGCAAACACTTT
- a CDS encoding globin-coupled sensor protein, with product MSGSPEYSRDDFGRGGLNDQLDADSLVEEIGLDRSEIRWRKDFIGFTDDDVRRLRTYRDDFADNADQVAEDFYDNLTDHEETVEVIGRSPKNVEQLKRTQSAYLTTLVEGEYGRDYFRDRARIGKLHDILDMPMKHYLGQYGVYYDLILPLVGDRLVASLTDRLTDTVADGGMEAASTEEEDALNPADLSRRAIETAVEEEVDDAVGDILALLRIINLDMQVVTDTYIHSYSQQLEEEIERNRQLMAEVEEDVKQPVSDLQTSAEDVAESSTAISDAASQQSERVDEISSEVANLSATIEEVASTADQVESASDRAEALAEDGKEAADTAAGVMDGIGEAVNDVADDVTSLQDRVQQIDEFVDAIDEIAEQTNMLALNASIEAARAGEAGEGFGVVADEIKSLAEESQTHASDIETMVDGIQTDTEETAANLADTTEQVDRGIERVQDAMDSLTEIVEAVTETANGISEVADATDDQAAAAEEIASMVDEVVDRTDRVAEEIESLAAANEEQAAMVSEVEASVTRLSGDRSATDGGREIVTTTNSEQVSIPQDLPDDMPDFVIETLSEEQLREVAIGNRDPTDLL from the coding sequence ATGTCCGGTTCACCAGAGTATAGCCGGGACGATTTTGGACGGGGCGGTCTCAACGACCAGCTGGACGCGGACTCCTTAGTCGAGGAAATCGGCCTGGATAGATCCGAAATCCGGTGGCGGAAGGATTTCATCGGTTTCACCGACGACGATGTCCGTCGTCTTCGGACGTATCGAGATGACTTCGCGGACAACGCCGACCAGGTGGCCGAGGACTTCTACGACAATCTGACCGACCACGAGGAGACAGTCGAGGTCATCGGGCGGTCGCCCAAGAACGTCGAACAACTCAAGCGAACGCAATCGGCGTATCTCACGACGCTCGTGGAGGGGGAGTACGGCAGGGACTACTTCCGTGACCGGGCCCGTATCGGCAAACTCCATGATATACTGGATATGCCGATGAAACACTACCTCGGCCAGTACGGAGTCTACTACGACCTCATCCTTCCGCTGGTGGGCGACCGCCTCGTCGCATCACTCACTGACCGCCTGACAGATACTGTCGCAGACGGAGGGATGGAGGCCGCCTCTACCGAGGAAGAGGATGCACTGAACCCCGCCGACCTCTCGCGTCGCGCGATCGAAACAGCGGTCGAAGAAGAGGTCGACGACGCCGTGGGGGATATTCTTGCGCTTCTCCGAATCATCAATCTCGACATGCAAGTCGTCACAGACACCTACATTCACTCCTACAGCCAGCAACTCGAAGAGGAGATCGAGCGCAACAGACAACTGATGGCCGAGGTCGAGGAAGACGTGAAACAACCGGTGAGTGACCTCCAGACGAGCGCCGAGGACGTCGCCGAGAGTTCCACCGCAATCAGCGACGCAGCGTCCCAACAGTCCGAACGGGTGGACGAGATTTCGTCCGAGGTAGCGAACCTCTCGGCGACGATCGAAGAGGTCGCCTCGACGGCCGACCAGGTCGAGAGTGCGAGCGACCGGGCGGAAGCCCTCGCGGAAGACGGCAAGGAAGCCGCCGATACTGCTGCCGGGGTGATGGACGGTATCGGTGAGGCAGTCAACGACGTCGCGGACGATGTCACCTCCTTACAGGACCGTGTCCAGCAGATAGATGAGTTCGTCGATGCGATCGACGAGATCGCAGAGCAGACGAACATGCTCGCGCTGAACGCCTCGATCGAGGCCGCGCGTGCCGGCGAAGCCGGTGAGGGGTTCGGCGTCGTCGCCGACGAGATCAAGTCACTCGCCGAGGAATCACAGACCCACGCCAGCGACATCGAGACGATGGTCGATGGCATCCAGACCGATACTGAGGAGACGGCGGCGAATCTCGCCGACACTACCGAACAGGTCGATCGAGGCATCGAGCGGGTTCAGGATGCAATGGATAGCTTGACTGAAATCGTCGAGGCCGTCACCGAAACGGCGAACGGGATCAGCGAAGTCGCAGACGCGACCGACGACCAGGCGGCTGCCGCCGAAGAGATTGCGTCGATGGTCGACGAGGTAGTCGATCGGACCGACCGCGTCGCAGAGGAAATCGAGAGTTTGGCTGCGGCGAACGAGGAACAGGCGGCAATGGTCTCCGAAGTGGAGGCGTCAGTAACGCGTCTGTCTGGTGACCGCTCCGCGACTGACGGCGGGCGGGAAATCGTCACCACGACTAACTCCGAACAGGTGTCGATTCCACAAGACCTTCCCGACGACATGCCGGACTTCGTGATCGAAACGCTCTCGGAGGAGCAGCTGCGGGAGGTGGCTATCGGGAACCGTGATCCGACAGACCTGCTGTGA
- a CDS encoding chemotaxis protein CheW, with product MGSHQVLEFTLGEEQYCIDIEYVTEVVSRSKKDVTSIPDSPPHVEGAIDLRGETTRVIDPSARLLSDSHEENGISQDRMIVFDTEMTTGERSGWAVTDVRRILTIDPDSVEAVDEEMVNGLIAREDGHIVWIDPETISAET from the coding sequence ATGGGATCACACCAGGTCCTTGAGTTCACGCTCGGGGAGGAACAGTACTGCATCGATATCGAGTACGTCACCGAGGTCGTGAGTCGCTCGAAAAAAGACGTGACTTCGATCCCGGATTCGCCCCCGCACGTCGAAGGGGCGATCGATCTCCGAGGTGAGACGACGAGAGTCATCGATCCGAGTGCCAGGCTCTTGTCAGATAGCCACGAAGAGAATGGGATCAGCCAGGACAGGATGATCGTCTTCGATACCGAAATGACGACGGGCGAGCGTTCCGGCTGGGCGGTAACGGACGTGCGCCGGATCCTGACGATCGATCCTGACTCTGTCGAAGCAGTCGATGAGGAGATGGTCAACGGCCTCATCGCCCGGGAGGATGGACACATCGTCTGGATCGATCCGGAAACTATCTCGGCTGAAACATGA
- a CDS encoding PAS domain S-box protein, giving the protein MSEARALTETEEMMEVLHVDDEPDFADLTAMFLEREDHQFTVETATTADSGLERIDDRRPDCVVSDYNMPGMNGFEFLQAVRERYPDLPFILFTGKGSESIASDAISAGVTDYLQKGSGTERYELLANRIRNAVQARREAQRVDRQRQLTRLTEFAGDTGGWELDRESGTVLLTAGTRRIIGHPDQAEISLEEAIALFHPDDREDIQQTLTRAFETGEELHNTWRLQPGDGDERLIEMTITPVVESGGKVTKLRGAGHDITDRKERRQELEKHETIIEALTDAVYVLDEEGRFTYVSDELVELVGYDRKTILGSTPSLIKDEDAVERAEHHLGRLLSSDGPETVQFEVTIQPCDGDPIVCEDHMGVLPYEGDEFDGSVGTLRDITERKERARKLERQNARLKDFVGIVSHDLRNPLMTAQGRLELAQADCDSPHLDEVGDAVDRCQALIDDLLALAQSGNAVGTTEPVTLSELAEECWQTTPSADATLAVETDQTISADRSRLQQLFENLFRNAVNHGGGEITVTVGEIADGFYVADDGAGIPDEERDDIFEAGYSTADDGTGFGLAIVKEIVEAHGWEIRVTDSQTGGVRFEIISVETAH; this is encoded by the coding sequence ATGAGTGAGGCAAGGGCCCTGACTGAGACGGAGGAAATGATGGAGGTTCTTCACGTCGATGACGAACCCGATTTCGCCGACCTCACCGCGATGTTTCTCGAGCGAGAGGACCACCAGTTCACTGTCGAGACAGCGACGACCGCCGACAGTGGGTTAGAGAGGATAGATGATCGTCGGCCCGATTGTGTTGTCTCGGATTACAACATGCCCGGCATGAACGGGTTCGAGTTCTTGCAGGCTGTCCGAGAGCGGTATCCCGACCTGCCATTCATCCTGTTTACCGGCAAGGGAAGCGAGTCCATCGCCAGCGACGCCATCTCTGCCGGCGTTACCGACTATCTCCAGAAGGGCTCCGGCACCGAGCGGTACGAACTCTTGGCCAACCGGATCCGCAATGCCGTCCAGGCACGACGCGAGGCACAGCGGGTCGACAGACAGCGACAACTGACCCGGCTGACGGAGTTTGCCGGCGACACCGGTGGATGGGAACTGGACAGAGAGAGCGGGACTGTCCTGCTGACGGCTGGCACCCGGCGAATTATCGGTCACCCTGACCAGGCCGAAATCTCTCTGGAGGAGGCGATAGCACTGTTCCATCCGGACGACCGCGAAGACATTCAGCAAACACTCACCAGGGCCTTCGAGACGGGCGAGGAACTGCACAACACGTGGCGACTTCAGCCAGGGGACGGCGACGAGCGTCTGATCGAGATGACGATAACTCCGGTCGTAGAATCCGGTGGGAAGGTAACGAAACTCCGTGGAGCTGGTCACGATATCACCGACCGCAAGGAGCGTCGGCAGGAACTCGAAAAGCACGAGACGATCATCGAGGCGTTGACCGACGCCGTGTACGTGCTCGACGAGGAGGGGCGATTCACATATGTCAGCGACGAACTCGTCGAGTTGGTCGGCTACGACCGGAAAACCATTCTCGGAAGCACGCCGTCACTCATCAAGGACGAGGATGCCGTCGAACGGGCAGAACACCACTTGGGTCGGTTGCTGTCGAGTGACGGCCCGGAGACGGTACAATTCGAAGTGACGATCCAGCCATGTGACGGCGACCCGATCGTCTGTGAGGATCACATGGGTGTCCTTCCCTACGAAGGTGACGAGTTCGACGGGTCAGTCGGGACACTCCGAGATATCACAGAGCGCAAAGAGCGTGCACGGAAACTTGAACGGCAAAACGCCCGTCTCAAAGATTTCGTAGGCATCGTCAGCCACGATCTCCGAAATCCGCTCATGACTGCCCAGGGCCGCCTCGAACTGGCACAGGCCGATTGTGACTCCCCTCACCTCGATGAAGTGGGTGACGCGGTCGATCGCTGTCAGGCGCTCATCGATGATCTATTGGCACTTGCCCAGAGTGGGAACGCAGTCGGAACGACGGAACCGGTCACCCTGTCGGAACTGGCCGAGGAGTGTTGGCAGACGACGCCGAGTGCGGACGCAACGCTCGCTGTCGAAACAGACCAGACGATATCGGCTGACCGGAGCCGACTTCAGCAGTTGTTCGAGAATCTCTTTAGAAACGCCGTCAACCACGGAGGCGGTGAGATAACGGTGACCGTCGGGGAGATAGCTGACGGGTTCTACGTCGCGGACGATGGAGCGGGAATCCCCGACGAAGAACGCGACGATATTTTCGAGGCCGGCTATTCGACCGCTGACGATGGCACTGGATTCGGTCTCGCAATCGTCAAGGAGATCGTGGAGGCACACGGCTGGGAAATCCGCGTGACTGACAGCCAGACAGGCGGCGTCCGCTTCGAGATTATCAGCGTCGAAACCGCACATTGA
- a CDS encoding HAMP domain-containing methyl-accepting chemotaxis protein, which produces MLEKVTIDRFDLRPKLILAFVLVAVLVAVTGFVGYTSVTTVDNQLESVVHDDVAEADAAMEMKYDLESERLALHEVLTGEMEAAEEFRASQADFEEWYTTLAERDDLTEEQQQLLSEMKTEHEEAKTKGEEIIAAMEAGDEERANQQMDELDSVYTELDEDTTAFEEDADAKMEASVASAATTTNNSHMTIIGLTVGAFVAATLIGLFVASRITTPIKQLSEASQAMSEGDLTAEVDDHLEDDELGRMSDAFQQMQANLRSAFDEIDTFSTNLATGDDALETRDRRTDFPGTYGDIMTNLDDGATEMVSSFEEIRTASQNLKTGNLEQDIDTDRAGNYGEILTAFDDGMGAVSGSFDEIATASQGLRDGRLAQDIDTDYPGAFGTALSDLADGIEQLNASVERVQAIADDVATSSEEVAGSSEEIEQASEQVAESVEEISRGADTQSENLQEVAGEMNDMSATVEEIASSAEEVTSTASTAVERGETGRQYASEATEEIQSIETRADEAATQVETLDEKMDQIGEVVEMITEIAEQTNMLALNASIEAARAGEAGEGFGVVANEIKSLAEEAAEATADIEQRIEEVQGTTEDTVEGMQQMSDQVQRGSDTIEDAIEMFDEIANAVQEAESGIREISDATDDQAASSEEVVSMVDEVSSVSQQTAAEASNVSAATEEQTASLSEASENIQQLSGLAEDLHDQVSDFETGSGTGRATEARAGSPAAADGGHHASDTAGRTPDHDAEM; this is translated from the coding sequence ATGCTAGAGAAGGTGACAATCGATCGGTTCGACCTGCGGCCGAAGCTCATCCTGGCGTTCGTGCTCGTGGCGGTACTCGTGGCCGTGACAGGGTTCGTCGGATATACGAGTGTCACGACTGTGGACAACCAGCTCGAATCCGTCGTCCACGACGACGTCGCCGAGGCAGACGCAGCGATGGAAATGAAGTACGACCTCGAATCGGAGCGGCTGGCACTGCACGAAGTGTTAACGGGCGAGATGGAGGCAGCCGAAGAATTCCGTGCCTCCCAGGCAGACTTCGAAGAGTGGTACACGACGCTGGCAGAACGTGACGACCTCACCGAGGAGCAACAGCAGTTGCTTTCGGAGATGAAAACCGAACACGAAGAGGCGAAAACCAAGGGCGAAGAAATCATCGCCGCGATGGAGGCGGGAGACGAGGAGCGCGCAAACCAGCAGATGGACGAGCTAGACAGCGTCTACACTGAACTCGACGAAGACACCACGGCCTTCGAGGAAGACGCCGACGCGAAAATGGAAGCGTCAGTCGCGTCGGCGGCGACGACGACGAACAATAGCCACATGACGATTATCGGACTGACTGTCGGAGCGTTCGTCGCGGCTACCCTCATCGGCCTCTTCGTCGCCAGCCGCATCACCACCCCGATCAAACAACTCTCCGAGGCCTCACAAGCCATGAGTGAAGGCGACCTCACCGCCGAAGTCGACGACCACCTCGAAGACGACGAACTCGGCCGTATGAGCGATGCATTCCAGCAAATGCAGGCCAATCTCCGCAGTGCCTTCGACGAAATCGACACCTTCAGCACCAACCTCGCAACCGGTGACGACGCCCTCGAGACCCGGGACCGCCGGACCGACTTCCCCGGCACCTACGGCGACATCATGACCAACCTCGACGACGGTGCTACCGAAATGGTCAGCAGTTTCGAAGAGATCCGCACCGCCAGCCAGAACCTGAAAACCGGTAATCTCGAGCAGGACATCGACACCGACCGCGCCGGCAACTACGGGGAGATCCTCACCGCCTTCGACGACGGCATGGGGGCGGTCTCGGGAAGTTTCGACGAGATCGCCACCGCGAGTCAGGGACTGCGAGACGGACGGCTCGCCCAGGACATCGACACGGACTACCCGGGAGCGTTTGGAACTGCGTTGAGCGACCTTGCGGACGGGATCGAACAACTGAATGCGAGCGTCGAACGCGTTCAGGCGATCGCAGACGACGTCGCGACGTCAAGCGAGGAAGTAGCGGGCAGTTCGGAGGAGATCGAACAGGCCAGCGAACAGGTCGCGGAGTCCGTTGAAGAGATCTCACGCGGTGCGGACACGCAAAGCGAGAACCTCCAAGAGGTGGCCGGCGAAATGAACGATATGTCGGCGACCGTTGAGGAAATCGCTTCCTCGGCCGAAGAGGTGACTTCGACTGCCAGTACGGCCGTCGAGCGTGGCGAGACGGGGCGGCAGTATGCCTCGGAGGCGACCGAGGAGATCCAGTCCATCGAAACCCGGGCCGACGAGGCAGCCACGCAGGTCGAAACGCTCGACGAGAAGATGGACCAGATCGGTGAGGTGGTCGAGATGATCACTGAGATAGCCGAACAGACGAACATGCTCGCGTTGAACGCGTCGATCGAGGCCGCCCGTGCCGGCGAAGCAGGTGAAGGATTCGGGGTCGTGGCAAACGAGATCAAATCCCTGGCAGAGGAGGCTGCCGAGGCGACTGCCGACATCGAACAGCGCATCGAAGAAGTCCAGGGGACGACGGAGGATACCGTCGAGGGGATGCAGCAGATGAGCGATCAGGTGCAACGCGGGTCTGACACGATCGAGGACGCCATCGAGATGTTCGACGAGATCGCCAACGCCGTGCAAGAGGCCGAAAGCGGAATTCGGGAAATCAGCGACGCCACCGACGACCAGGCGGCCTCGTCGGAGGAAGTGGTTTCCATGGTCGACGAGGTCTCCAGCGTCAGTCAGCAGACTGCAGCCGAGGCGAGCAACGTCTCTGCCGCGACAGAAGAACAGACCGCTTCCCTGTCCGAAGCCTCCGAGAATATCCAGCAACTGTCCGGTCTCGCCGAAGACCTGCACGACCAGGTGTCGGATTTCGAAACCGGATCGGGCACCGGTCGAGCAACTGAGGCGAGAGCGGGATCGCCGGCCGCGGCTGACGGCGGGCACCACGCGTCGGACACTGCGGGCCGGACGCCGGATCACGACGCGGAGATGTGA
- a CDS encoding DICT sensory domain-containing protein, with product MVSYSDASMGLRDSIEYIRDHEKELRLFNVDPADTIHEELGAFFNTQNVRITVNRTASGKPEELAVLSNATEVLAVVDVSTLRELLEDVSTGTGDLGIADREYESVLRHLKETTFTSCDTEQLLYASREIEDRARRVGQGSIHTGFQRCSVIVEQRSIYADLARRGVSVRAYGVPDATPPDLGSGHVHAVSTDEVAETWFVVFDGGGNNTQKTALLAHERDKDAFHGVLTYDPGFVDHILEYLNRSYGSPSDGVLSGP from the coding sequence ATGGTTTCATATTCGGATGCGTCGATGGGTCTACGGGATAGTATCGAGTATATAAGAGACCACGAGAAGGAACTCCGTCTGTTCAACGTCGATCCCGCCGACACGATACACGAGGAACTCGGCGCGTTCTTCAACACACAAAACGTGCGAATTACCGTCAATCGAACGGCATCGGGAAAACCGGAAGAGCTCGCAGTTCTCAGCAACGCGACCGAAGTCCTCGCTGTCGTCGATGTGTCGACTCTCAGGGAGTTACTCGAAGACGTTTCAACAGGGACCGGCGACCTTGGCATTGCCGACAGAGAATACGAGAGTGTTCTCCGTCATCTCAAAGAAACCACGTTCACGTCATGCGATACGGAACAGTTGCTCTACGCGTCCCGGGAGATCGAGGACCGTGCTCGTCGGGTCGGCCAGGGTTCGATTCACACGGGGTTCCAGCGATGTTCAGTCATCGTAGAACAGCGGTCGATTTACGCTGACCTCGCTCGCCGAGGCGTCTCCGTGCGCGCCTACGGCGTCCCCGACGCCACGCCGCCGGATCTCGGTTCCGGTCACGTTCATGCGGTCTCGACAGACGAGGTAGCCGAGACGTGGTTCGTCGTCTTCGACGGGGGTGGCAATAATACCCAGAAGACTGCCTTACTCGCCCACGAACGCGACAAGGACGCGTTCCACGGCGTTTTGACGTACGACCCGGGATTCGTCGACCACATCCTCGAATATTTGAATCGGAGTTACGGATCCCCCTCCGACGGCGTACTCTCCGGCCCCTGA